CTTTTCGCTTTTTTCCAATTCTGTGATGCGTTTATTAATTTCTTCAAGTTGTTCTTTTAGATATTTTGCTTCTTCGGCTAACATCTCCATCTCCTGTTTAGGTTCTGCAGGAGGCTGATAAAACCCACCGCCACCATATACTGGAGGAACATAAGATATAGGATAAGCATACCCAAATCTAAATCCTCTGCCATAACCTCTTCCTAATCCTCTACCGAATCCTCTACCATAACCGAAACCTAAACCTGGTCTGCCTACGTAAGGATTCATAAACCCCGCTACTGAATAACCAGCACAATATCCGGTTGCTCTTCCGGTCATGGGACCTAATCCCCCTGGTCCAGTTCCATCTCCTCTTGGCATATTTTTCATCTCCTTTCTATTTTTATTTTTTTTAAAAGATTTTATTACAATGGTAATCATTTTCAATAAAATCTACTAAAAAAATTTATCTATTTTTCTTCATCTGAACATTTATTACACATTCCATAAAATTGAATAGTGTGATTTTTAATTTCAAAATTATATTTTTTAGAAAGTCCCTTTTCTGTTTTTTTTAGTAACTCTATTTCTTCATCTATAAAATCTGTATAATCAATTATCCGGCCACATTTAGTACATATTAGATGATGGTGGTGTGATGCTTCCTTGGTCCCACGAGCCAATAATTCATATCTTGCTCGTCCATCACCAAAATCAAATTTGTAGATTAAGCCCATATTAACTAATAACTCCAAGGTACGGTAAACAGTGGTAAGGCCGATAGCCGGATAAATATTATGCACTTCTAAATATATATCTTCTGCGCTGAGATGTCCTTTAGATTCATCCAAGACCTGTAAAATGATTTGCCGCGGGATAGTAATTCTATAACCACACCCTCTAAATTCACCGTGCCACCACTTTGCTGGTCCTTTACCCCATCTTCCTGGCATAAAATTGGTCCTCTCTTATTGATAATGATTTTCATTAATATACTATACTAAAAAAATTCTTTTGTCAAATGTTGTTAAGCAAAGTTTAGTAAAGTAAAAATTAAATATCGTAATTCAAAATCTAAAATATTTAAAATCTTCCAATTTGCTAATCTATCTATCTACCGATTATATTAGTATTGTTTAGCAGTAATTAGCAGATCGTATTGCGTATCATGTGAAAAAATTAAAACTCAAAAAATACTAAATTATAATATGGTAAAAATTCCGTATCCTCG
The sequence above is a segment of the Candidatus Atribacteria bacterium genome. Coding sequences within it:
- a CDS encoding transcriptional repressor, giving the protein MPGRWGKGPAKWWHGEFRGCGYRITIPRQIILQVLDESKGHLSAEDIYLEVHNIYPAIGLTTVYRTLELLVNMGLIYKFDFGDGRARYELLARGTKEASHHHHLICTKCGRIIDYTDFIDEEIELLKKTEKGLSKKYNFEIKNHTIQFYGMCNKCSDEEK